In Deltaproteobacteria bacterium, a single window of DNA contains:
- a CDS encoding ABC transporter ATP-binding protein, which produces MITVHNITKYYGRVRALDQVSFEVQKGEIVGLLGPNGSGKTTLMRILTGFFPPTEGKVIVAGLDIETHSLEARRRVGYLPESVVLYPDMTVRAFLEFAARIKGDTASQRKQQVARVLGECDIDHMAHRHIGTLSKGYRQRVGFAQALLCDPEILILDEPTVGLDPHQVIEMRELVKGMGGKTTVLLSSHILSEVGLTCHRVVIIDKGKIIAEDTAAGLSERVQGATRVFVRVAGPQAEVVAALRMLPGVKETLEAPESGEDQESHGFFVTSPDKMIAKDIAQLVIGRRWALHELRPVTLGLEELFVRLTTDQIGQAA; this is translated from the coding sequence ATGATCACGGTCCACAACATTACGAAATACTACGGGCGGGTACGAGCACTCGACCAAGTCTCCTTCGAGGTGCAAAAAGGCGAGATCGTCGGATTGCTTGGCCCTAACGGCTCGGGCAAGACAACGTTGATGCGTATCCTGACCGGATTTTTCCCTCCTACCGAGGGCAAAGTCATCGTTGCCGGACTCGATATAGAGACCCATTCGTTGGAAGCGCGGCGGCGCGTGGGCTATTTGCCGGAAAGCGTGGTGCTCTATCCGGATATGACCGTGCGCGCCTTCCTCGAATTCGCCGCCCGGATCAAAGGCGACACAGCCTCTCAACGCAAGCAACAAGTCGCCCGGGTACTCGGCGAGTGTGACATCGATCATATGGCGCATCGCCATATCGGCACCCTCTCTAAGGGCTATCGCCAACGAGTCGGCTTCGCTCAGGCGCTGTTATGCGACCCGGAGATCTTGATCCTGGACGAACCGACCGTCGGTCTCGATCCGCATCAAGTGATCGAGATGCGCGAACTCGTCAAAGGCATGGGCGGAAAAACGACCGTGCTCTTATCCAGTCACATTCTCTCCGAAGTCGGACTCACGTGTCACCGGGTCGTCATCATCGACAAGGGAAAAATCATCGCCGAAGATACTGCCGCGGGGCTCAGCGAGCGCGTCCAAGGCGCGACCCGAGTTTTTGTCCGAGTCGCAGGCCCACAAGCTGAGGTGGTCGCCGCGCTGCGTATGCTCCCGGGCGTCAAAGAAACCCTGGAAGCGCCGGAGAGTGGAGAAGACCAAGAAAGTCATGGCTTCTTTGTCACCTCGCCAGACAAAATGATCGCCAAAGACATCGCCCAATTGGTGATCGGACGACGGTGGGCGCTCCATGAACTGCGTCCTGTCACACTGGGCCTAGAAGAATTGTTTGTCCGCTTAACGACTGACCAAATCGGTCAGGCCGCGTAA
- a CDS encoding ABC transporter permease subunit, translating to MGGRSLGNFRAVLGKELRSYFFSPFIYLISAVFLLLSGYYFYTDLIFYVQFGFGINIMENFWQLLFTDLRLVVLLTVPFLTMRLFAEEKRLGTIELLLTYPMRDSELFWGKFCACAIATLFMLSFTLIYPLVMYSLQPFQWTIVGAGYTGLVCIALSFIACGLFISSLTDNLVVAGLAALGVSLFFWIISWNEGATNEGFLRLLAQVSMVTHFQSFAQGFIDSKEVAFFAVFITFFSFLTLRSLGARQWKGRQ from the coding sequence TTGGGCGGAAGAAGTCTCGGCAATTTTAGGGCAGTACTCGGCAAAGAGCTGCGCTCGTATTTCTTTTCTCCGTTCATTTATCTCATTTCTGCGGTGTTTCTGCTCCTGAGCGGCTATTATTTTTATACAGACCTTATTTTCTACGTCCAGTTCGGGTTCGGCATCAACATCATGGAAAATTTCTGGCAGTTGTTGTTTACCGACCTACGCTTGGTCGTGCTGCTGACCGTGCCCTTTCTCACCATGCGTCTGTTTGCCGAAGAGAAACGCCTCGGCACCATCGAATTATTGCTGACCTATCCTATGCGCGACTCGGAGCTGTTCTGGGGAAAATTCTGCGCGTGCGCGATCGCCACGCTCTTCATGCTTTCGTTCACGCTCATTTATCCGCTAGTCATGTACTCGTTGCAGCCCTTCCAATGGACCATCGTCGGTGCCGGGTATACGGGCCTAGTGTGCATTGCCCTCTCCTTCATCGCTTGCGGGTTATTCATTTCTTCGTTGACGGATAATCTGGTCGTGGCCGGATTGGCGGCGCTTGGCGTCTCACTCTTCTTCTGGATCATCAGTTGGAACGAAGGTGCCACCAACGAAGGATTTCTTCGGCTGCTGGCCCAAGTCTCCATGGTCACGCATTTTCAGAGCTTCGCGCAAGGTTTTATCGACTCTAAAGAAGTCGCTTTCTTCGCCGTTTTTATTACCTTTTTCAGTTTCTTGACGTTGCGCTCGCTCGGTGCCCGCCAGTGGAAAGGACGACAATGA
- a CDS encoding Gldg family protein: MSANLHNVIKLIVGTLGMLSLLVAVQALLAARNVRLDLTPQKKFSFSPRAAQVVTALKSDVQALAFVNTDRPENFFVEDMLARMKQLSRHFSYQIVEMNRNPALAREYNANQYGTLVFEANGQRKGTLLNTGENGVIAALLQVSRTGEKGIYFLTGHGEGSIGESHPQYGYSKLLGSLSDELYFAKPLSLAAAGAVPEDAAVMVLLNPKAALLAVETQAIEAYLQRGGALLILLDTTASPTLIPFLEKYNVRLPPFVAVEPKNRLYAGEIVTFRTSPTSQRHPMINSVNAPPIFSLARVVEVREDLTKNIIARPILATTGEGFATAEANVGKDGMASYAAGRDIRGPIPVAGEVDIRNGEKLGRIVVFGDADFANNSLIEQGGNKDLFINAINWLAEDLTQMAARPEKQVTGVNQLFLSAEQGSRVFWISTVTLPGMFLLVGIGTFLWRRQRG; the protein is encoded by the coding sequence ATGAGCGCCAATCTCCATAACGTCATCAAACTTATCGTGGGCACGCTCGGCATGCTGAGCCTGCTAGTAGCCGTGCAAGCCCTCCTTGCGGCCCGGAACGTTCGCCTCGATTTAACTCCGCAGAAGAAATTCTCGTTCTCCCCGCGAGCGGCTCAAGTGGTCACCGCCTTGAAGAGCGATGTCCAAGCCCTCGCGTTCGTGAACACTGACCGGCCAGAAAATTTCTTTGTCGAAGACATGCTCGCGCGTATGAAGCAGCTTTCGCGGCATTTTTCTTATCAAATCGTCGAGATGAATCGGAATCCCGCGCTTGCTCGGGAATATAATGCGAATCAATACGGGACCTTGGTCTTCGAAGCGAACGGACAGCGGAAAGGCACGTTGCTCAATACCGGCGAAAATGGCGTCATTGCCGCGCTTCTCCAAGTCTCGCGCACCGGCGAGAAAGGGATTTATTTCCTGACTGGTCACGGAGAAGGCAGCATCGGAGAATCGCATCCGCAATATGGCTATTCTAAGTTACTGGGATCGCTTTCCGACGAACTGTACTTTGCCAAACCCCTTTCGCTGGCCGCCGCCGGAGCTGTGCCGGAGGATGCGGCCGTTATGGTCCTCCTCAACCCCAAGGCGGCGTTGCTTGCAGTCGAAACCCAAGCGATTGAAGCCTACCTCCAACGTGGAGGTGCCCTGCTGATTTTACTCGATACGACCGCGTCTCCCACGCTGATACCGTTTCTCGAAAAATATAACGTCCGCTTACCCCCCTTTGTCGCTGTAGAACCGAAAAACCGCTTGTATGCCGGGGAAATCGTCACCTTCCGCACCTCCCCGACCTCCCAGCGTCATCCAATGATCAACTCCGTGAACGCTCCGCCAATTTTCTCTTTAGCCCGGGTAGTGGAAGTCCGCGAAGACCTGACGAAGAACATCATTGCCCGCCCCATTTTGGCGACCACTGGAGAAGGATTTGCCACTGCCGAAGCGAATGTCGGTAAAGATGGCATGGCAAGCTACGCAGCGGGCCGAGATATTCGTGGCCCAATTCCCGTGGCTGGCGAAGTGGACATTCGTAACGGCGAAAAACTCGGTCGCATCGTCGTGTTCGGCGACGCCGATTTTGCCAATAATAGCCTCATCGAACAGGGTGGGAATAAAGACCTGTTTATCAACGCGATTAACTGGCTAGCAGAAGATCTCACCCAGATGGCGGCGCGGCCAGAAAAGCAAGTAACGGGAGTGAATCAGCTCTTTTTAAGCGCGGAGCAAGGCAGCCGCGTGTTCTGGATTAGTACGGTCACGCTTCCCGGCATGTTCCTGCTGGTCGGTATCGGCACCTTTCTTTGGCGGAGGCAGCGCGGATGA
- a CDS encoding DUF4340 domain-containing protein produces MTWRRIAVYYALSLILGGYYVAFEWHPNPDQPVRGARPAARNRFLPIARTDIYELTLRRANAVIQCRRNGETWETIAPPGAHVTSSAIISLLENLTLEKDVQIVEQAATDLVPYGLTQPYATLELKGPESKPLATVALGSPNPTASAVYVRKDASSQVALLGSSVRFSVELIFATAGFGIN; encoded by the coding sequence ATGACGTGGCGGCGGATTGCAGTCTATTACGCTCTGAGCCTCATTTTAGGCGGTTACTATGTTGCGTTCGAGTGGCACCCGAATCCCGATCAACCGGTCCGGGGGGCTCGCCCAGCCGCACGTAATCGCTTCCTCCCTATCGCTCGCACCGACATTTACGAGCTCACACTCCGACGCGCGAATGCCGTCATTCAGTGTCGCCGTAACGGTGAGACCTGGGAGACCATTGCCCCTCCCGGCGCGCACGTGACTTCTTCCGCAATCATCAGCCTCCTGGAAAATCTCACTTTGGAAAAAGACGTACAAATCGTCGAGCAAGCCGCTACGGATCTGGTCCCGTATGGGCTCACGCAACCGTATGCCACCCTCGAACTCAAAGGTCCAGAAAGTAAGCCTCTCGCGACCGTCGCGCTCGGCAGCCCAAACCCAACGGCATCAGCCGTGTATGTCCGTAAAGATGCCTCTTCTCAAGTGGCACTCCTCGGCTCCAGTGTCCGTTTCTCGGTAGAGCTTATTTTTGCGACAGCAGGCTTCGGCATTAACTAG
- a CDS encoding MMPL family transporter, with protein sequence MAEERKISAALEEAMASKAALYRIGASLIRLRMPVLIITSLFTAFMAYKTLQLEMSTAFNDLLPYRHPFVQVHFRFASQFGGANNINVMLKVDKGDVFNKEILKKVFDMTQAMDRVTGVNHDQIASIGHRTTRYLTVLGGTIATPPVMRRPPKTDEEVEDIRKICYNTESIYGKLVALNGRALIIQANFIEGRLDYKRIFDEVNRTVKEPFETSEHTIWIAGEPRLYGWIYYYAAEVYYIFLAATVFMWLLLYAYFHDWRGALRPTITGVISSFWGLGMQSLMGFAMDPLSLVIPFFVTARAVSHSVQMHDRYYEEYKKWEWNKEKAIIAAFAELFVPTMSGIITDALGMLAIVVVPVVILQRIAISASVWVASVAISELLLNPIVYYYLKAPERHKVEIREVGIFQRVVTACANWIVRPRNAMGIVIFWVAAFLISLTQVQHLTFGDPTASTPLLHESSPYNQSHLEIQKYFGGIEPLIVVVEGRNKDVLKDPNILKTMEKFQRYMERDPDIGYSFSLSDIVQSINMTFYDMQPRWSVLPAQIPKISALFFYYFAGAPPGETSRFLDPSYTVSHVTFFCKNHQGDNVARIIDEARKFVSENPMEKADFRLAGGLIGVTGAANEEIVKNDILMNLLGFGTIFLIVMFTYRSAVASFVMMIGLFLANGVVNAYMGYMNIGINLQSLPIVTVGVGFGIDYALYIVSRAVEEFKGDVTEAVRRGLETSGKAVTFTAISLVTATLLWAFSNIRFCSEMGLLLALWMGISFFGSCTFVPALLVLWKPKFFLRAAEEGIVG encoded by the coding sequence GTGGCTGAAGAAAGAAAAATATCGGCCGCCTTAGAAGAGGCGATGGCCAGCAAGGCAGCATTGTACCGCATCGGCGCAAGCCTCATCAGACTCAGAATGCCCGTGCTAATCATCACCAGCCTCTTCACGGCATTCATGGCGTACAAAACTTTACAGCTAGAGATGAGCACGGCGTTTAACGACTTGCTCCCCTACCGCCATCCCTTCGTTCAAGTCCACTTCAGATTCGCCAGTCAATTCGGCGGCGCGAACAACATCAACGTCATGTTGAAGGTCGACAAGGGCGACGTCTTCAATAAAGAGATCCTGAAGAAGGTTTTCGACATGACGCAGGCTATGGATCGCGTCACCGGCGTGAACCACGACCAGATCGCTTCCATTGGCCACCGCACAACACGTTATTTGACCGTCTTGGGCGGAACCATTGCGACCCCTCCGGTCATGCGGCGACCACCGAAGACGGATGAAGAAGTCGAAGACATCAGAAAGATTTGCTACAACACCGAGTCGATTTACGGCAAACTGGTGGCGCTCAACGGCCGAGCCTTAATCATCCAGGCGAACTTCATCGAAGGTCGTCTGGATTACAAACGCATCTTCGACGAAGTGAATCGTACGGTCAAAGAACCGTTCGAGACCTCCGAGCACACCATCTGGATCGCCGGCGAACCGCGCCTCTATGGCTGGATTTATTATTACGCCGCCGAGGTGTATTACATTTTCCTCGCCGCCACGGTGTTCATGTGGCTTCTGCTCTACGCCTATTTCCACGACTGGCGCGGTGCCCTCCGCCCCACTATTACCGGTGTCATCTCCTCGTTCTGGGGCCTGGGCATGCAGTCGCTCATGGGCTTCGCCATGGACCCCTTGTCGTTGGTGATTCCATTCTTCGTCACGGCGCGTGCGGTCAGCCATTCCGTGCAGATGCATGATCGCTACTATGAAGAATACAAAAAATGGGAATGGAACAAAGAGAAAGCTATCATCGCGGCGTTTGCCGAACTCTTCGTCCCGACCATGAGCGGTATCATTACCGACGCGCTGGGCATGCTAGCTATCGTGGTGGTCCCGGTCGTTATTTTGCAACGCATCGCGATTTCCGCCTCGGTGTGGGTTGCTTCGGTGGCCATCAGCGAGCTGCTGCTGAATCCGATCGTGTACTACTATCTAAAAGCGCCGGAACGACACAAAGTCGAAATCCGCGAAGTGGGGATTTTCCAACGCGTGGTGACCGCATGTGCCAACTGGATTGTAAGGCCGAGAAATGCGATGGGGATTGTCATCTTTTGGGTTGCTGCGTTCCTCATTTCGTTGACGCAAGTCCAACATCTCACCTTCGGCGATCCGACCGCCTCGACTCCGCTGCTTCATGAAAGCTCACCGTACAACCAGTCGCACCTGGAAATTCAGAAGTACTTTGGCGGCATCGAACCGCTCATCGTGGTCGTCGAAGGGCGGAACAAGGATGTGCTGAAAGATCCCAACATTCTGAAAACCATGGAGAAGTTCCAACGATACATGGAACGCGACCCGGATATCGGCTACAGCTTCTCGTTGTCGGACATCGTGCAGTCGATCAACATGACCTTTTACGATATGCAGCCGCGCTGGAGCGTGCTGCCGGCGCAAATTCCGAAAATCAGCGCGCTCTTCTTCTATTACTTCGCCGGTGCTCCTCCGGGAGAAACCTCACGCTTCCTCGATCCTAGTTACACGGTCTCGCACGTGACCTTCTTCTGTAAGAACCACCAAGGCGATAACGTTGCCCGGATTATCGATGAAGCGCGGAAGTTCGTGAGCGAAAACCCGATGGAAAAAGCGGACTTCCGTCTCGCCGGAGGCCTGATTGGCGTCACCGGGGCCGCAAACGAAGAGATCGTCAAGAATGACATTCTGATGAACCTCCTCGGCTTCGGCACCATCTTCCTGATCGTGATGTTCACCTATCGCTCCGCCGTCGCCTCGTTCGTAATGATGATCGGTCTCTTCCTGGCAAACGGCGTGGTGAACGCCTACATGGGCTACATGAACATCGGTATCAATCTCCAGTCGCTGCCCATCGTGACCGTAGGCGTCGGCTTCGGCATCGACTATGCGCTCTACATCGTCAGCCGTGCCGTCGAAGAGTTCAAAGGAGATGTCACCGAAGCGGTGCGCCGCGGGCTGGAAACTTCGGGCAAAGCCGTGACTTTTACCGCGATCTCGTTGGTAACAGCGACCCTCCTCTGGGCATTCTCGAACATTCGCTTCTGTTCGGAAATGGGTCTGCTCTTGGCGCTGTGGATGGGCATTAGCTTCTTCGGCTCTTGTACCTTCGTGCCCGCGCTACTGGTGTTGTGGAAGCCGAAATTCTTCCTCCGCGCCGCGGAGGAAGGCATCGTCGGGTAA
- a CDS encoding MMPL family transporter, with protein MAEQYNLQAVEEAAQSKAALYRLGANLIKYRIPVTVISVFFTTIMAYYASGIRMGTSFSDLLPYRHPFVQVHTRFAAQFGGANNVNVMLTVRDGDVFNQEVLKKIYEMTQAVDRVTGVNHDQIESVGHRTTRYLTVLGGTIATPPIMRRPPKTPAEVEEIRKICYNTESVYGQLVALNGKALLIKANFIEGKLDYARIFNEIDRTVKEPFETAAHQIWIAGEPRLYGWIYHYANEVFYIFLACTIFCWLLLYFYFHDWRGALRPTITGATSALWGMGAQALMGFAMDPLSLVIPFFITARSVSHSVQMHDRYYEEYRKWNWNKEKAIIAAFAELFVPTLSGIIADALGMLAIIIVPVAILQKIAISGAIWVVSIALSELLLNPIIYFYLKAPEKENVVGRDEGPFQRFTTAVASWVVTPRNARLIIAFWVVSFLISLTQIRHLTFGDPTAATPLLHEDSPYNNSHLEIQKYFGGIEPLIVVVEGRNKDVLKDPAILRSMEKFQRYMERDPDIGYSFSLSDIIQSINMTFYDLQPRWGVIPSELPKVSSLFFYYFAGAPPGETSRFLDPSYTITRVTFYCKNHQGDNIARIISEARRFVADNPMEKADYRMAGGLIGVTAAANEEILKNDILMNILGFGTIFVIVMFTYRSAIAAFVMMLGLFLANGIVNAYMAYENIGINLQSLPIVTVGVGFGIDYALYIVSRAVEEFKGDVTEAVRLGLATAGKAVTFTAITLVMATTMWAFSNIRFCSDMGLLLALWMAISFLASCTFIPAVLVLWKPKFFLRAAAEGIVG; from the coding sequence GTGGCTGAGCAATACAATCTACAAGCCGTGGAAGAGGCCGCACAAAGTAAAGCGGCGTTGTACCGTTTAGGCGCCAACCTTATTAAGTACCGCATCCCGGTAACTGTCATCTCGGTATTCTTCACCACCATCATGGCATATTACGCCTCTGGCATCCGCATGGGTACGAGCTTTAGCGATCTGCTGCCCTACCGGCACCCGTTCGTACAAGTACATACCCGCTTCGCCGCCCAGTTCGGCGGTGCCAATAACGTCAATGTCATGCTCACGGTCAGAGATGGGGACGTCTTCAATCAAGAAGTTCTCAAAAAGATTTATGAGATGACCCAGGCGGTCGACCGGGTAACCGGCGTGAACCACGATCAGATCGAGTCGGTCGGTCACCGCACGACCCGCTATCTCACCGTGCTGGGCGGCACGATTGCGACGCCGCCCATCATGCGCCGCCCGCCGAAGACGCCGGCCGAAGTCGAGGAGATTAGGAAGATCTGCTACAACACCGAGTCGGTCTACGGTCAGCTCGTAGCTCTAAATGGCAAAGCCTTGCTGATTAAGGCCAACTTCATCGAGGGAAAACTCGACTACGCGCGGATCTTCAACGAGATCGATCGTACCGTCAAAGAGCCGTTCGAAACTGCGGCCCACCAGATCTGGATCGCCGGCGAGCCACGCCTGTACGGCTGGATCTATCACTACGCCAACGAAGTCTTTTACATTTTTCTCGCCTGCACGATATTTTGCTGGCTGTTGCTGTACTTCTACTTCCACGACTGGCGCGGCGCGCTCCGGCCCACGATTACGGGCGCGACTTCGGCCCTGTGGGGGATGGGCGCTCAGGCGCTGATGGGCTTCGCGATGGACCCGCTGTCGCTCGTGATTCCTTTCTTCATCACGGCCCGCTCGGTCAGCCATTCCGTGCAAATGCACGACCGCTATTATGAAGAATACCGGAAGTGGAATTGGAACAAAGAGAAGGCGATTATCGCGGCGTTTGCCGAACTCTTCGTACCGACCCTGAGCGGTATAATCGCGGACGCCCTCGGGATGTTAGCGATCATCATCGTGCCGGTGGCGATTCTGCAAAAGATCGCGATTTCAGGCGCGATCTGGGTCGTCTCGATTGCACTTAGCGAACTCCTGCTCAATCCCATTATCTACTTCTACCTGAAGGCACCGGAGAAAGAGAATGTAGTGGGGCGCGACGAAGGCCCCTTCCAGCGCTTCACCACTGCGGTAGCAAGTTGGGTGGTCACTCCACGCAATGCGCGTTTGATCATTGCCTTTTGGGTAGTATCCTTCCTGATTTCACTGACCCAAATCCGCCACCTCACCTTTGGCGATCCGACGGCGGCGACGCCGCTCCTTCATGAGGACTCTCCATACAATAACTCTCACCTGGAAATCCAGAAGTATTTTGGCGGGATCGAACCGCTCATCGTGGTCGTCGAAGGGCGCAATAAAGACGTGCTGAAAGACCCTGCAATCTTACGGTCGATGGAGAAGTTCCAACGATACATGGAACGCGACCCGGATATCGGCTACAGCTTCTCGTTGTCGGACATCATCCAATCGATCAACATGACCTTTTACGATTTGCAGCCGCGTTGGGGAGTCATCCCATCCGAGCTTCCCAAGGTGAGTTCCCTCTTTTTCTACTACTTTGCCGGTGCCCCTCCGGGTGAAACGTCGCGATTTCTCGATCCCAGCTACACCATCACCCGTGTGACCTTCTACTGTAAGAACCACCAAGGCGATAATATCGCTCGTATCATCAGCGAGGCGCGACGGTTCGTCGCTGACAACCCGATGGAAAAGGCGGACTACCGCATGGCCGGCGGGTTGATCGGTGTAACGGCAGCGGCGAACGAAGAAATTCTCAAGAACGATATCTTGATGAACATCCTCGGCTTTGGCACGATCTTCGTGATCGTCATGTTTACTTACCGATCGGCCATCGCCGCCTTCGTAATGATGCTGGGATTGTTCCTGGCCAATGGCATCGTGAACGCCTACATGGCGTATGAGAACATCGGCATCAACCTGCAATCGTTACCGATCGTGACGGTAGGCGTCGGCTTCGGCATCGACTACGCGCTCTACATTGTCAGCCGTGCCGTCGAAGAGTTCAAAGGCGATGTGACCGAGGCGGTGCGGTTAGGGCTTGCCACTGCCGGCAAGGCAGTGACCTTCACGGCCATCACGCTAGTGATGGCGACCACGATG